Sequence from the Pseudomonas sp. LS.1a genome:
GTCGGGTTGTGGCGGATATCCTGTGGCGCGCCTTCGGCAATCACGTTGCCGTGGTCGAGCACCACGATATGGTCGGAAATGCTCATGACCATGCCCATGTCGTGTTCGATCAGCACCACGGTGATGTCGTGTTCGTCGCGCAGCACGCGGATCATGCGGCTGAGGGCCTCGGTTTCCTGCGGGTTCAGGCCAGCCGCCGGTTCGTCCAGGCAGATGATCTTCGGCCGCGTGCACATGGCCCGGGCGATTTCCAGGCGGCGCTGCTGGCCGTACGACAACTCGCCAGCCAGGCGGTTGGCGCAGTCGACCAGGTCGACCACTTCCAGCCAGTAGAACGCATGGTCCAGCGCATCGCTCTCGGCCTTGCGGTAAGCCTTGGTGTTGAGCACCCCGGCCAGCAGGTTGCGGTTGACCCACATGTGCTGAGCCACCAGCAGGTTTTCCACCACCGACATTTCCTTGAACAGGCGAATGTTCTGGAAGGTGCGTGCCAGGCCGGCGCGGTTGACCAGGTGGGTACCGCCGAACATCTTGTAGTACATGCGGTTGGCAAAGCGCGTCGGCGAGACGAAGTCCGCCGCCTGGAAGCGCTCGCCGAGCAGCTGGATGACATTGGTGTGGCTGCCGCGCACGTTCAGCTCGATACGCCCGCCACTGGCCTTGTAGAAGCCGGTCAGGCAGTTGAACACAGTGGTCTTGCCGGCGCCGTTGGGGCCGATCAGGGCGAAGATCTGGTTGCGCCGGACCTTCAGGCTGACATCGCTGAGCGCCTTGATGCCACCGAACTGCATCATCAGGTTGTCGACCGAGAGAATGATATCGTCGCTCATGGCGCCACTCCTTTACGCGGGGTCACACCGGTACGGCTGATGCGGATCAGCCCACGCGGTCGCCAGATCATCATCAGCACCATCAGCACACCGAACAGCAGCACGCGGTACTCGGAGAAGCTGCGCAGCAGCTCGGGCGCCACGGTCAGCACGAAGGCCGCGATCACCACACCCACGGTCGAGCCCATGCCGCCAAGCACGACAATGGCGAGAATCAGCGCCGACTCGAAGAAGGTGAACGACGACGGGTTGACGAAGCCCTGGTAGGTGGCAAAGAACACACCGGCCAGACCGGCCGTGGAGGCACCCAGGGTAAACGCCGAAAGCTTGACCAGCACATGGTTCAGGCCCATCGAACGGCAGGCGATCTCGTCCTCGCGCAGCGCTTCCCAGGCGCGGCCGACCGGCATGCGGGTCAAGCGGTGCTTGATGTACAACACAGCCAGCACGACGATGAACAGCACCGCGTAGATGAACACGAACTTGAGGTTGGCGTTGTACTCGAAGCCGAAGAACTCGTGGATCGGTACCCCGCCGTCCTTGGCCCGGCGGCCGAACTCCAGGCCGAAGAAGGTTGGCGACGGTGCCGGCATGCCGTTGGGGCCGCCAGTGAACGACAGCCAGTTGTTCAACACCAGGCGGATGATCTCGCCGAAGCCCAAGGTCACGATCGCCAGGTAGTCACCGTGCATCCGTAGCACCGGGAAGCCGAGGATGCACCCTGCCAGCGCCGCAGCGATAGCCGCCAGTGGCAGTACGCTCCAGAAGCCCAGGCCCAGGTACTGGTAACCCAACGCCAGGCCGTAGGCGCCGATGGCATAGAACGCCACGTAACCCAGGTCGAGCAGGCCGGCCAGGCCGACCACGATGTTCAGGCCCAGGCCCAGCAGCACGTAGATCAGACCGAGGATGACCACGGTCAGCAGGTACTTGTTGGCGAAGATCGGGAAGACGATGGCGATCACCACCAGCGCCGGGATGATGTAGCGCAGGCGCGATACGTAGTCCGGCGCGCGCACATGCACGCCCGAGCCACCGCTTTCGAAGCCCTGGAGCATGCGCGAGCCGGCGGCGGTCTGCAGGTACAGGCTGAGCAGGAAGCGCCCCAGCATCACCCCGCCGACCAGCCAGGCCACTCGCCGCGGCTCGGCGTTGAAGCTGTAGCCGTCGAGCACTACGCCGACCACCGGGCCAAACACGATGAGTGCCAGCAGGCCGGCGACGATGGTTTCCAGCAGGCTGCGTTTAAGGTCGAAACCCTTGGTTTCGGTAACAGAGGCAGTTTTGGCAATGGACATGTTCACACCTTAGCCACGAGCGGGCGACCCAGCAGGCCTTGTGGGCGGAAGATAAGGATCATCACCAACAGCGAGAAGCTGAACACGTCCTTGTAGTCGGAGTTGATCAGGCCAGAGAACAGCGACTCGGAAATGCCCAGGATGATCCCGCCGAGCATGGCGCCAGGCAGGGAGCCGATCCCGCCGAGCACCGCGGCGGTGAACGCCTTGATGCCGATGATGAAGCCGGCGTAGAAGTCGAAGGTGCCGTAGTTCATGGTGATCAGCACACCGGCCAGGGCGGCCATCACCGCACCGATGACGAACACGTAGGAGATCACCCGATCGGTGTTGATGCCCAGGATCGAGGCCATCTTGCGGTCTTGCTGGGTGGCACGGCACATGCGGCCGAGCTTGGTGTACTTGATTACGTAGGTGAGCAGGCCCATGCCGACAAAGGCCGCCACCAGGATGAAGATCTTGGTGTAGGTCAGTTGCACGAAGCCGGTGCCGACTTCGATGCGCATGGCGCCTTCGAGCAGGGTCGGCACGCCTTGCTGGCGGGCGCCCTGGCTGATCTGCGCGTAGTTCTGCAGGATCAGCGAAATACCGATGGCACTGATCAGCGGTGCCAGGCGGGTGGAGTTACGCAGGGGTTTGTAGGCGATGCGTTCGATGGTGAAGCCGTACACGCCGGTGACGACAATGGTGAACAACAGGGTGCCCAGCATCAACAGTGGGAACGACTCGATACCGAAATAAGCCAGCAATGCCAGGCTGATCGCCGCGAGGTACGCGGAGATCATGTACACCTCGCCGTGCGCGAAGTTGATCATGCCGATGATGCCATAGACCATTGTGTAGCCGATGGCGATCAGGCCATAGACCGACCCGAGGGTCAGGCCGTTGACCAGTTGCTGCAGGAAAATACCATCCATAACGCAATCTCACCTGATTGAGATTGCACGAGCGCCGACCACGGCGGGCCCGGGACAGGCGGCCCTCGCAGCGCAGTACTGTGCAGATCTACGGATAAAGACAGGTACCGCGGGGCTTGGGCCCGGGGCAGCTGCGCCCGGGCCGTGGGCCGTTATTATTTTTGTTTTTCCAGCTGGTGATACTTGCCGTCCTTGTCCCACTGGTAGACCACGTAGTCGGACACGGTCAGGTCGCCCTTCTTGTCCCACTTTTTCTCGCCCATGACGGTCTGTACCGGGTTGGCCTTGAGCCACTCGGCAGCCGCTTCGCCCTTGTTCGACTTGGCGCCGTTGAACGCGGCGGCCAGCGCCTGCAGCGAGGCATAGGCGTACAGGGTATAGCCCTCAGGTTCGGTACCGGCCTTGCGGAACTCCTCCACCACCGCCTTGCTGTCTGGCAGCAGGCGCGGGTCGGCGCCGAAGGTCATGTACACGCCATCGACGTACTGCGCACCGCCGGCGGTGGCCACCAGTTCGTCGGTAACGATGCCGTCATCGGACATGAACTTGACGTCCTTCAGGCCCTGCTCGCGCAGCTGGCGTACCAGAGGGCCGGCTTCCGGGTGCAGGCCGCCGAAGTAGACGACGTCGGCACCGGTAGAGCGGATCTTGGTGACCACGGCGCTGAAGTCCTTCTCGCCACGGGTCAGGCCTTCGTACAGCACCGGCTTGACGCCGCGTTTCTCCAGCTGTGCCTTGGTCGCGTCGGCCAGGCCCTGCCCGTAGGTGTCCTTGTCATGCAATACCGCGACTTTCTTGCCCTTGAGCACATCGACGATGTAGTCGCCGGCGACGATGCCCTGCTGGTCGTCACGGCCGCACATGCGGAACATGGCACCCAGGCCGCGCTCGGTGACCTGTGGGTTGGTGGAGCCCGGGGTAATGGCGATGACGCCAGCCTCGTCATACACCTCGGAGGCCGGGATGGTGTTGGAAGAACAGAAGTGGCCGACCACGCCGATCACCTTGTCCTGGTCGACCAGGCGGTTGGCCACGGCCACGGCCTGCTTCGGCTCGCAGGCGTCATCGCCCTTGACCAGGACGATTTTCTCGCCGTTCACGCCACCGGCGGCGTTGATCTTGTCGGCCGCTGCCTGCGCACCTTTCATGTACTGCTCGCCAAACGCTGCGTTAGCCCCGGTCATCGGGCCCGCTACACCGATCTTGACGTCGGCCTGAACATACGAAGAAACACCCAGTGCCGTAGCTACGGCCAGAGCCAGGAAACCTTTCTTGTAAAACGTCTGCGACATGAGGTGGTGCTCCTAGAGTTTTTTTGGTTGGCACTACAACTTCTCAGCCCTGTGCTCTGAGCAAGGGCCGTGCCATACGGTTTGTCTTCCGGGAAAACACACTGAGACAGGCGCCAACAGGCGACCGACGGCCTTTTCTTTATTGAGCGTGCAACCGTCTGCCACGCGGCAGGCGCCACCACACGTACAGACAAGGAGCAACCGCCGAGTGCCATCATTGCAACCCTGGCAAGTGTTTACGTGCAACCGCCCTGTAACAGCGGACGTCACCGAACTGCACACCGCTGGTGCGCGACTGCTACAGGCGGCACCGTTTCAAGGCTAGCTGGTGCACAAAAAAACACCCGGTTTTGGCCGATACGCGGCCCTGTGGGAGCGGGTTCACCCGCGAAGAGGCCAGCCCAGACACAACAAGGCCGAAAAGGCTGGCACAATGTCCGCCATTCGCCGCTTCCGGAGCCCCCTTGATGAGCGAAAGCGCATTCGCCGAGCGCATCGTGCACAACCTGCTCGACACCGACTTCTACAAACTCACCATGATGCAGGGCGTGCTGCACAACTACCCGGACGCCGACGTCGAATGGGAATTCCGCTGCCGCAACGGCGAGGACCTGCGCCCCTATCTTGGCGAAATCCGCAACCAGCTCGAGCGGCTCAGCGACCTCACCCTGGATGACGGCCAACTGGCCTTCCTCGAACGCATCACCTTCCTCAAGCCCGACTTCCTGCGCTTTCTGCGCCTGTTCCGCTTCAACCTGCGCTACGTGCGCCTGGGGATAGAAAACGACCAGCTATGCCTGCGCCTGAAAGGCCCATGGCTGCATGTGATCCTGTTCGAAGTGCCGCTACTGGCGATCATCAGTGAAGTGCGCAACCGCCAGCTGCACCCGCGCATGCGCCTGGCCGAGGCCCGCGACCAGCTGTACCGCAAGTTCGACTGGCTGCGCGCACATGCCAGCGACGACGAACTGGCCGAACTGCAGGTGGCCGACTTCGGCACCCGCCGGCGCTTTTCCAGCCGCGTGCAGGAAGAAGTGGTGCGCGTGCTGCGCGACGATTTCCCGGGCCGCTTCGTCGGCACCAGCAACGTCGACCTGGCATGGAAACTGGATATCAAGCCGCTAGGCACCATGGCCCATGAATGGATCATGGCCCACCAGCAACTCGGCCCGCGACTGATCGACAGCCAGATCGCCGCGCTGGACTGCTGGGTGCGCGAGTACCGCGGCCTGCTCGGCATCGCCCTGACCGACTGCATCACCATGGATGCCTTCCTCGGCGATTTCGACCTGTACTTCGCCAAGCTGTTCGACGGCCTGCGCCACGACTCGGGCGAACCGGTGGCCTGGGCGGAAAAGGCCATTGCCCATTACCAGAAACTGGGTATCGACCCGATGACCAAGACCTTGGTGTTTTCCGACGGCCTCAACCTGACCCGCTCGCTGGAAATCTTCCGTGCCCTGCGCGGTCGCATCAACGTCAGCTTTGGCATCGGCACCAACCTGACCTGTGACATCCCGGGCGTGGCCCCGATGAGCATCGTGCTTAAAATGACCGACTGCAACGGCGCGCCGGTGGCGAAGATCTCGGACGAAGCCGCCAAGACCCAGTGCCGCGACGAGAACTTCGTCGCCTACATGCGCCATGTATTCAAAGTCCCCAGCAAGGAGTAACCCATGCAAGCGGTTCAGCAAGAGATTGCCCAGGCGCTGAAGGTACAGCCGCCGTTCGCCGACGCCGCCGCGCTCGAGGCCGAAGTCGCCCGGCGCGTGGCGTTCATCAAGGATTGCCTGGCCAACGCCCGGCTCAAGACCCTGGTGCTGGGCATCAGCGGCGGCGTCGACTCGCTGACCGCCGCCCTGCTCGCCCAACGCGCCATCAACGAGTTGCGCGCAGAAACCGGTGACAAGGCCTATACCTTCATCGCGGTGCGCCTGCCCTATCACGTGCAGCACGATGAGCATGACGCCCAGGCCTGCCTGGACGTGATCAAGGCCGATGAAGTGCACACCGTCGATATCGCCCCGGCGGTGAAGGCGCTGGCAGCTGAGGTCGTGGAACTGAAGAATGGCTCGCCGACGCTGGTGGACTTTGTCGTGGGCAACGTCAAGGCACGCACGCGCATGGTCGCCCAGTACACCATCGCCGGTGCCCGCGCGGGCCTGGTGATCGGTACCGACCACGCCGCCGAGGCGGTGATGGGCTTCTTTACCAAGTTTGGTGATGGCGCCTGCGACCTAGCGCCGCTGAGCGGGCTGGTGAAGAACCAGGTGCGGGCGATTGCGCGCAGCTTTGGTGCGCCGGAGTCACTGGTGGAGAAGGTGCCGACTGCGGACCTGGAAGACCTGGCGCCGGGCAAGCCGGACGAAGCGTCCCATGGCGTGACCTACCAGCAGATCGATGCCTTCCTGCATGGGCAGCCGGTTGACCAGGCAGCGTTCGACATCATCGTCGCCACCTACCGCAAGACCCAGCACAAGCGCGAACTGCCGTTCGCCCCTTGATAAGGCTATAGAAGGACCTGTGGGAGCGGGTTCACCCGCGAATACGATGGTGAAGCCACCAACGCATTCGCGGGTGAACCCGCTCCCACAGGGTTCACCGTCAGCCTTTGATTACTTGACGACGACCTTGCCCTTCATCATCGAGATGTGGCCCGGGAAGGTGCAGAAGAAGCTGTAGTCGCCACCGGCTTCCAGCTTGGTAGTGTCGAACTTCACTTCAGTTTCCTTCTCAGGCGCGCCGATCATCTTGGTGTGGGCGATGATCGCGGCGTTGTCAGCCTTGATGTAGTCCTTTTCCAGACCCTGGCTCATGCCTTCGGTGGCAATGCCCTGCATGTCGGCAGTCTTGCTGATCACCAGGTTGTGGCCCATGACGTTCTTCGGCAGGTTGCCGGAGTGGGTCAGTTTGACGGTGAATTCCTTGCAGCTCTTGTCGACGGTGATTTCCTTGGTGTTGTAGGACATCTGGTCGGTGGAGTCGACAGTCACCGAGCACTCGGCTGCGAAGACAGAGGCGCTGGCGAGGGTCAGCAGGGATACCGCTACAGCTTTCGCAAACATCATGAATCTCCTTGGCAGGGTTTTATCAATTGCGAGACTGCCTGAAACCGTTCAGCCCCCTGCTGATATGGGTCAAGGGGGTGTCAAGTGGCCAGCCAGTAGAATTGTTCAATCGATTGTATACAACCAATTCAAGAGCACATCATGCCCTTTTATTGGAGGATGGGACAACCTCTCATTTAGGAGCAATACGAAATGACCCTTGGTAGCCTGATGAACAGCCTGCTGGCGGCCTACGCCCATGGAGCGACTGGCGCCATCTGCGAATTCTCCCGACCGGAGTGAAACCGGCCTTGGAACTGTAGGGCATGGACCTTACCCTGTCAGCCTGAGTGACAGGAGATGAGCAATGCCCGTACGTTCCGTTTGTGTGTTCTGCGGCGCCAGTATCGGCGCCAACCCTGCCTACCGTGAAGCGGCCATCGCGCTGGGCCAGGCGATTGCCCGTCGCGGCCTGACCCTGGTCTATGGTGGTGGCGCGGTCGGCCTGATGGGCACCGTCGCCGACGCGGCCATGGCGGCCGGCGGCGAAGTGATCGGGATCATCCCGGAAAGCCTGATGAATGCCGAAATCGGCCACAAAGGCCTCAGCCGCCTGGAAGTGGTCGACGGCATGCATGCGCGCAAGGCACGCATGGCCGAGCTGAGCGATGCCTTCATCGCCCTGCCCGGTGGGCTGGGTACGCTGGAGGAGTTGTTCGAGGTATGGACCTGGGGGCAATTGGGCTATCACGCCAAGCCGCTGGGACTGCTGGATGTGAACGGCTTCTACGAGAAGCTGGGCGGGTTCCTCGACCATATCGTCGAAGAAGGCTTCGTGCGGCAGCAGCATCGGGCGATGTTGCTGCTGGGGCAGCAGCCGGATGAGCTGCTGGACGGGATGGAAAGCTTTGTAGCGCCAGTGGCGCCGAAGTGGGTCGACAAGAAGCCCGATTGATTTGCAGATTTTGGGACCGCTTTGCGGCCCTTTCGCGACACAAGGCCGCTCCCACAAAAGCACTGCGTACGCCGATCAATGTGGGAGCGGCCTTGTGTCGCGAAAGGACCGCAAAGCGGTCCCAATATGGATCAGTTAGCGCGGAATGACTGGCTGACGCGGCTTCTTGTTGCCCTTGCCACCCTTGGCCGCTTCCTTGCGCTCCTTGGCCGCCTGCTGGTTGCGCGCAAACGCTTCGGCCTTGGCCTTTTCACGCTTGTCCCACGGCTTGCTGCCATCGCTGCCACGCGGCGGCAGGCCGGTGTGCTGGGTAAGGATCTTCTGGTCCTTGCCCACCTTGTGGCTACCCGCCGGGGTCGAGTTCTTGCGGCGCGCACTCTGGTAGGTATCGGTCTGCGGCTGGTGCAGCGGGATCAGCTGGTGCTTGCCCGGCCCGATCAGGTCGGCGCGGCCCATGCGCTGCAGCGCTTCACGCAGCATCGGCCAGCCCTTCGGGTCGTGGTAACGCAGGAACGCCTTGTGCAGGCG
This genomic interval carries:
- the livM gene encoding high-affinity branched-chain amino acid ABC transporter permease LivM, with protein sequence MSIAKTASVTETKGFDLKRSLLETIVAGLLALIVFGPVVGVVLDGYSFNAEPRRVAWLVGGVMLGRFLLSLYLQTAAGSRMLQGFESGGSGVHVRAPDYVSRLRYIIPALVVIAIVFPIFANKYLLTVVILGLIYVLLGLGLNIVVGLAGLLDLGYVAFYAIGAYGLALGYQYLGLGFWSVLPLAAIAAALAGCILGFPVLRMHGDYLAIVTLGFGEIIRLVLNNWLSFTGGPNGMPAPSPTFFGLEFGRRAKDGGVPIHEFFGFEYNANLKFVFIYAVLFIVVLAVLYIKHRLTRMPVGRAWEALREDEIACRSMGLNHVLVKLSAFTLGASTAGLAGVFFATYQGFVNPSSFTFFESALILAIVVLGGMGSTVGVVIAAFVLTVAPELLRSFSEYRVLLFGVLMVLMMIWRPRGLIRISRTGVTPRKGVAP
- the nadE gene encoding ammonia-dependent NAD(+) synthetase; its protein translation is MQAVQQEIAQALKVQPPFADAAALEAEVARRVAFIKDCLANARLKTLVLGISGGVDSLTAALLAQRAINELRAETGDKAYTFIAVRLPYHVQHDEHDAQACLDVIKADEVHTVDIAPAVKALAAEVVELKNGSPTLVDFVVGNVKARTRMVAQYTIAGARAGLVIGTDHAAEAVMGFFTKFGDGACDLAPLSGLVKNQVRAIARSFGAPESLVEKVPTADLEDLAPGKPDEASHGVTYQQIDAFLHGQPVDQAAFDIIVATYRKTQHKRELPFAP
- a CDS encoding ATP-binding cassette domain-containing protein, whose product is MSDDIILSVDNLMMQFGGIKALSDVSLKVRRNQIFALIGPNGAGKTTVFNCLTGFYKASGGRIELNVRGSHTNVIQLLGERFQAADFVSPTRFANRMYYKMFGGTHLVNRAGLARTFQNIRLFKEMSVVENLLVAQHMWVNRNLLAGVLNTKAYRKAESDALDHAFYWLEVVDLVDCANRLAGELSYGQQRRLEIARAMCTRPKIICLDEPAAGLNPQETEALSRMIRVLRDEHDITVVLIEHDMGMVMSISDHIVVLDHGNVIAEGAPQDIRHNPTVIAAYLGADEEELV
- the pncB gene encoding nicotinate phosphoribosyltransferase, which gives rise to MSESAFAERIVHNLLDTDFYKLTMMQGVLHNYPDADVEWEFRCRNGEDLRPYLGEIRNQLERLSDLTLDDGQLAFLERITFLKPDFLRFLRLFRFNLRYVRLGIENDQLCLRLKGPWLHVILFEVPLLAIISEVRNRQLHPRMRLAEARDQLYRKFDWLRAHASDDELAELQVADFGTRRRFSSRVQEEVVRVLRDDFPGRFVGTSNVDLAWKLDIKPLGTMAHEWIMAHQQLGPRLIDSQIAALDCWVREYRGLLGIALTDCITMDAFLGDFDLYFAKLFDGLRHDSGEPVAWAEKAIAHYQKLGIDPMTKTLVFSDGLNLTRSLEIFRALRGRINVSFGIGTNLTCDIPGVAPMSIVLKMTDCNGAPVAKISDEAAKTQCRDENFVAYMRHVFKVPSKE
- a CDS encoding ABC transporter permease subunit yields the protein MDGIFLQQLVNGLTLGSVYGLIAIGYTMVYGIIGMINFAHGEVYMISAYLAAISLALLAYFGIESFPLLMLGTLLFTIVVTGVYGFTIERIAYKPLRNSTRLAPLISAIGISLILQNYAQISQGARQQGVPTLLEGAMRIEVGTGFVQLTYTKIFILVAAFVGMGLLTYVIKYTKLGRMCRATQQDRKMASILGINTDRVISYVFVIGAVMAALAGVLITMNYGTFDFYAGFIIGIKAFTAAVLGGIGSLPGAMLGGIILGISESLFSGLINSDYKDVFSFSLLVMILIFRPQGLLGRPLVAKV
- the azu gene encoding azurin, whose product is MFAKAVAVSLLTLASASVFAAECSVTVDSTDQMSYNTKEITVDKSCKEFTVKLTHSGNLPKNVMGHNLVISKTADMQGIATEGMSQGLEKDYIKADNAAIIAHTKMIGAPEKETEVKFDTTKLEAGGDYSFFCTFPGHISMMKGKVVVK
- a CDS encoding branched-chain amino acid ABC transporter substrate-binding protein: MSQTFYKKGFLALAVATALGVSSYVQADVKIGVAGPMTGANAAFGEQYMKGAQAAADKINAAGGVNGEKIVLVKGDDACEPKQAVAVANRLVDQDKVIGVVGHFCSSNTIPASEVYDEAGVIAITPGSTNPQVTERGLGAMFRMCGRDDQQGIVAGDYIVDVLKGKKVAVLHDKDTYGQGLADATKAQLEKRGVKPVLYEGLTRGEKDFSAVVTKIRSTGADVVYFGGLHPEAGPLVRQLREQGLKDVKFMSDDGIVTDELVATAGGAQYVDGVYMTFGADPRLLPDSKAVVEEFRKAGTEPEGYTLYAYASLQALAAAFNGAKSNKGEAAAEWLKANPVQTVMGEKKWDKKGDLTVSDYVVYQWDKDGKYHQLEKQK
- a CDS encoding TIGR00730 family Rossman fold protein, translating into MPVRSVCVFCGASIGANPAYREAAIALGQAIARRGLTLVYGGGAVGLMGTVADAAMAAGGEVIGIIPESLMNAEIGHKGLSRLEVVDGMHARKARMAELSDAFIALPGGLGTLEELFEVWTWGQLGYHAKPLGLLDVNGFYEKLGGFLDHIVEEGFVRQQHRAMLLLGQQPDELLDGMESFVAPVAPKWVDKKPD